Proteins from one Capricornis sumatraensis isolate serow.1 chromosome 2, serow.2, whole genome shotgun sequence genomic window:
- the GABPB2 gene encoding GA-binding protein subunit beta-2 — protein sequence MSLVDLGKRLLEAARKGQDDEVRTLMANGAPFTTDWLGTSPLHLAAQYGHYSTAEVLLRAGVSRDARTKVDRTPLHMAAADGHAHIVELLVRNGADVNAKDMLKMTALHWATEHHHRDVVELLIKYGADVHAFSKFDKSAFDIALEKNNAEILVILQEAMQNQVNPNPERANPVTMATPFIFTSGEVVNLASLVSSASTKTTSGDPHASSTVHFSNSTTSVLATLAALAEASAPLSNSHRATANSEEIIEGNSVDTSIQQVVGSGGQRVITIVTDGVPLGNIQTAIPTGGIGQPFIVTVQDGQQVLTVPAGQVAEETVIEEEAEEAEKLPLTKKPRIEEMTDSVEESKEGTERELLQQRLQEANRRAQEYRHQLLKKEQEAEQYRLRLEAMARQQPNGVDFAVVEGVAEVDAVVVMEGAMGERETEETGAAGTTEPHTGVSMEAVST from the exons ATGTCTTTGGTGGACTTAGGGAAGAGGTTGCTAGAAGCAGCAAGAAAAGGCCAAGATGATGAAGTGAGAACATTGATGGCAAATGGTGCCCCATTCACCACAGACTGG CTTGGAACATCACCCCTCCACCTTGCAGCCCAGTATGGTCATTATTCCACAGCAGAAGTGCTCCTTCGAGCAGGAGTTAGCAGGGATGCACGGACCAAAGTGGACAGGACCCCTTTGCACATGGCTGCAGCTGATGGACATGCACACATCGTGGAACTACTTGTTAGG AATGGTGCAGACGTGAATGCCAAGGACATGCTAAAGATGACAGCTTTGCACTGGGCCACAGAGCACCACCATCGGGATGTTGTAGAGCTGCTTATCAAATATGGAGCTGACGTCCATGCTTTCAGCAAGTTTGATAAGTCTGCTTTTGACATAGCCCTGGAGAAGAACAATGCTGAGATTCTGGTCATCCTTCAG GAAGCAATGCAGAATCAGGTGAATCCTAATCCCGAGAGAGCCAACCCTGTGACTATGGCTACCCCATTCATCTTCACGTCAGGAGAAGTTGTCAACCTCGCAAGCCTTGTTTCTTCAGCCAGCACCAAGACAACCTCAG GTGACCCCCATGCCTCCTCAACAGTACACTTCTCAAATTCTACCACCTCAGTGCTGGCCACCCTTGCAGCTCTTGCTGAGGCATCAGCCCCCCTCTCCAACTCACACAGAGCCACAG CTAATTCAGAAGAAATCATAGAGGGAAATTCTGTTGATACATCAATCCAGCAAGTAGTGGGTAGTGGAGGCCAGAGGGTCATCACCATAGTGACCGATGGAGTCCCTCTGGGTAATATCCAAACTGCAATCCCTACTGGAGGCATTGGCCAGCCATTTATTGTGACTGTGCAAGATGGACAGCAAG TTCTAACTGTACCTGCTGGTCAGGTTGCAGAGGAGACTGTCATTGAGGAAgaggcagaagaagcagagaaattGCCACTGACTAAGAAACCAAGGATAGAAGAAATGACAGACAGTGTGGAAGAGAGCAAG GAAGGCACTGAAAGAGAGCTACTTCAGCAGCGCCTCCAGGAGGCTAATCGAAGAGCCCAGGAGTACCGACACCAGCTCCTAAAGAAAGAGCAGGAGGCAGAACAGTACCGCCTCAGGCTGGAGGCCATGGCCCGACAACAGCCCAATGGAGTTGATTTTGCCGTGGTTGAAGGGGTGGCCGAGGTAGATGCTGTAGTAGTCATGGAGGGGgcgatgggagagagagagacagaagagactgggGCAGCAGGGACCACAGAGCCTCACACTGGAGTTTCCATGGAAGCTGTTTCAACTTAA
- the MLLT11 gene encoding protein AF1q: MRDPVSSQYSSFLFWRMPIPELDLSELEGLGLSDTSTYKIQDSSVGKMTGQAPGAEQEKNPEGDALLEYSTFNFWRAPIASIHSFELDLL; encoded by the coding sequence ATGAGGGACCCTGTGAGTAGCCAGTACAGCTCCTTTCTTTTCTGGAGGATGCCCATTCCAGAATTGGATCTGTCAGAGCTGGAAGGCCTGGGTCTGTCAGATACATCTACCTACAAGATCCAGGACAGCAGCGTTGGCAAAATGACGGGGCAAGCACCTGGAGCAGAGCAGGAGAAAAACCCAGAAGGCGATGCCCTCCTCGAGTACAGCACCTTCAACTTTTGGAGAGCTCCCATTGCCAGCATCCACTCCTTCGAATTGGACTTGCTTTAA